DNA sequence from the Brevundimonas sp. NIBR10 genome:
CCGGCGCGACCGGGCTGGTCGTGGCGCCCGGTTCGATCAATCCGTTCGTGGCGGCCATCGCCATCCTGTGTATCGCTGTCGGCGCGGGCGCGGCGGGGGCCCTGAACATGGCCATCGAGGGCGAGACCGACGCCCTGATGCGGCGCACGCGCGGTCGGCCCGTTGCGGCCGGACGGGTCAACAAGAACGACGCCATGGCGTTCGGCGCGGTGCTGAGCCTGTTTTCGGTCATGCTGCTGGGGATGAACACCAACTGGCTGGCGGCCGGTCTGCTGGCCCTGACCATCGTCTATTACGCCGGCTTCTATACGGTGATGCTGAAGCGGCGGACGCCCCAGAACATCGTCATCGGCGGGGCGGCCGGGGCCCTTCCGCCCGTGATCGGCTGGGCGGCGGCGACCGGGTCGGCCCCGTGGCAGGCCTGGCTGCTGTTCCTGATCATCTTCCTGTGGACCCCGCCGCACAGCTGGGCCCTGGCCCTGTATTCGGCCGGAGACTACGCCAAGGCGGGGATTCCGATGATGCCGGTGGCGCGAGGCGCGAAATCCACGCGGCTGCAGATCCTGATCTACTCGTTGGTGTTCGTGCCGGTGGCGATCGCCCCGGCCGTGGTCGGGCTGGGGGGCTGGCTCTATCTGGCGGTCTCGGTATTGGGCGGACTGGGGTTCCTGGGGCTGGCCTATCGGCTGTTCCGCTCGCGGGCCGGCGATCCCGTCGGGACCGAGGGACCGGACAAGGCCGACACCGTGGGGCGAGAGGCCGCATTGTATGATGTGAAGGCAGAGGCCAAACCTGCGCGAAACCTGTTCGCCTTTTCGATCGTCTATCTGATGTCGTTGTTCGCCGCCCTGCTGATCGAGGCCCTGACCGGGGCCGCGTCGATCAGCCTGATCGGCTGAGGAAGCCTGCCATGTCCGAACCCCAGTCCACGCCTCCCCTTGCTGCTCCCCGCCAGTATGTGACCCTGACGCCGGTCGAAATGGCCGCGCGCAAGCGTCGCAACGTCTGGCTCGCATTGGGACTGGTGGCCTTCATGATGCTGCTGTTCACCACCACCTTCCTGCGCATGATGCACAATCAGTCTGAAGCTCGCGCTCAGATGGTGCCCGTCGGGTCGATCGACCGGTGAAGCGCAATCATCTGATGGGGGCGATCTGCGCCGGGGGCGTGGTGTTCATGACCGGTGCGGCCTTCGCCGCCGTGCCGCTGTACAAGATGTTCTGCCAGGTGACCGGCTTTGACGGCACGGTCCGGCGGGCCGAGGTCGCACCGGCCGCCGAGGACGTGCTGGACCGCCAGATCACCGTCCGGTTCGACACCAATGTGCGCGACCTGCCGATGCGGTTCCGGGCCGAGCAGACCTTGCAGAAGGTCCGGATCGGCGAGACCGGCATGGCCTATTTCGACGTGACCAACACCTCGGGCAAGCCGATCCAGGCCCGCGCCGCCTACAATGTCGTGCCCGAGAGCACCGGTCCCTATTTCCAGAAGCTGCAGTGTTTCTGTTTCGAGACCCAGACGATCCAGCCCGGCCAGACGATCAAATTCCCGATCCAGTATTTCGTCGCCCCCGAACTGGCCACCGACCGCGAGACGCGCGGGGCCAGCGAGATCACGCTCAGCTATACCTTCTATCCGGCCAAGGACGGCGCGCCGACGGCGGCCGCCAACGGCCTGATCGCGCCCGCCCGGGCGCGGTAGACCGATCGCCTGCACGGGACCGCCGCTTTTTCGCCGCGGTGGCCTCGACGACTTTGAAAAATGGGCTATAGCCCGTCCCTAGACTCTTCGCCTGACGAGACCTCCCAAGATGGCCGACAACCACGCCGCCCCGCATCACGATTACCACCTGGTCAACCCCAGCCCGTGGCCGCTGTTCTGTTCAGCGACCGCCGTGGTGATGATGGTCGGGGCCGTGATCTGGATGAAGGGGCTGTTCGGCCTGCCCGAGGGCACCAGCTGGGTCTTCTTCCTCGGTCTGGCCACGACAGTGCTCGGCATGGGTCTGTGGTGGGCCGACGTGGTCAAGGAAGCCAACGCCGGCGACCACACCCCCGTCGTCGCGATCGGCCTGCGCTACGGCATGGTGCTGTTCATCGCATCGGAGATCATGTTCTTCGCGGCCTTCTTCTGGATGTTCTTCGAGATGGCCGTGTTCAACGAGGCCCGCGCCGGCATCCCGGAGATCAGCGCCTGGGCCGATACGGCCGCCGCCTGGTCGACCTGGCCGCCCAAGGGGGTCGAGGTCCTGTCGGCCTGGCAACTGCCGCTGCTGAACACCGTGACCCTGCTGCTGAGTGGCTGCACCGTCACCTGGGCGCACCATGCACTGCAACAGGGTGACCGCAACGGGGCCAAGCTGGCCCTGGTCCTGACCATCGCCCTGGGCGCGATATTCACGGCGGTTCAGGCCTATGAGTATTTCGAGATCATCCACGAAAACCTGTTCTTCAACGAAGAGGCCGTGAACTCGGGCCTGTACGGGTCGATCTTCTTCATGGCCACGGGCTTCCACGGCTTCCACGTCCTGGTCGGCACCATCTTCCTGGCCGTCTGCCTGATCCGCCTGCTGAACGGTGCCTTCACCCCCGAGCAGCATTTCGGGTTCGAGGCGGCCGCCTGGTACTGGCATTTCGTGGACGTGGTCTGGCTGTTCCTGTTCGCCTTCGTCTACGTCGTGTTCGGCTAAGGACGGCGTTGGACCCAGTCCTGCCTCTCGAACCTGCAAAGCCGGCCCGGATCAATGCGATCCGGGCCGGACTGCTTTGTCGATGCCCGAACTGCGGCAAGGGCAGGCTGTTCGCCGGCTTCCTGAAGGTCGTGGATCGGTGCGCCGTCTGCGGCTTCGACTACAGCCGCATGAACACCGGCGACGGGGCGGCGATCTTCATCATGCAGATCGCCGGCGGGCTGGTGGTGTTCTCGGCCCTCTATGTGCAGATCGCCTTCGATCCGCCGATCTGGCTGTTGCTGCTGGTGTCGCTGCCGCTGGTGGCGGGACTGTCGATCGGGCTGATGCGGCCGGGCAAGGGACTGATGATCGCGCTGCAGATGCGGGGCAAGATGGACGGCGCGCGGTGAGCCGCTTTCCGTGGCTGCTGACCCTGTTCACGGCCCCCGCCCTGGCCCTGCTGATCGGACTCGGGGTCTGGCAGGTGCAACGGCTGGCGTGGAAGGAGGGCCTGATCGCCCGGTCCGAGGCGGCGGCAAAGGCCGCGCCCGCTGCGCTTTCCGACGTGCTGACGGCACCCGATCCGGAGTTCCGGCGGGCGCTCGTGGTCTGTCCGGGACTGGCGACCGCGCCGTTCGTGGAGCTTCAGTCGATCCATGACGGCGAGCCGGGGTCACGGCTGATCTCCCTGTGCCGGGCGCCGGGCGTTGAGACACCCCTGCTGATCGACCGGGGCTTCGCGCCCGAAGGCGTTTCGGCCCGGCCCCGGGTGATCGAATCGACCATGCCCCT
Encoded proteins:
- the cyoE gene encoding heme o synthase produces the protein MTQNEATPALTTAQPEDYFQLLKPRVMSLVVFTGATGLVVAPGSINPFVAAIAILCIAVGAGAAGALNMAIEGETDALMRRTRGRPVAAGRVNKNDAMAFGAVLSLFSVMLLGMNTNWLAAGLLALTIVYYAGFYTVMLKRRTPQNIVIGGAAGALPPVIGWAAATGSAPWQAWLLFLIIFLWTPPHSWALALYSAGDYAKAGIPMMPVARGAKSTRLQILIYSLVFVPVAIAPAVVGLGGWLYLAVSVLGGLGFLGLAYRLFRSRAGDPVGTEGPDKADTVGREAALYDVKAEAKPARNLFAFSIVYLMSLFAALLIEALTGAASISLIG
- a CDS encoding cytochrome c oxidase assembly protein — its product is MGAICAGGVVFMTGAAFAAVPLYKMFCQVTGFDGTVRRAEVAPAAEDVLDRQITVRFDTNVRDLPMRFRAEQTLQKVRIGETGMAYFDVTNTSGKPIQARAAYNVVPESTGPYFQKLQCFCFETQTIQPGQTIKFPIQYFVAPELATDRETRGASEITLSYTFYPAKDGAPTAAANGLIAPARAR
- a CDS encoding cytochrome c oxidase subunit 3, which codes for MADNHAAPHHDYHLVNPSPWPLFCSATAVVMMVGAVIWMKGLFGLPEGTSWVFFLGLATTVLGMGLWWADVVKEANAGDHTPVVAIGLRYGMVLFIASEIMFFAAFFWMFFEMAVFNEARAGIPEISAWADTAAAWSTWPPKGVEVLSAWQLPLLNTVTLLLSGCTVTWAHHALQQGDRNGAKLALVLTIALGAIFTAVQAYEYFEIIHENLFFNEEAVNSGLYGSIFFMATGFHGFHVLVGTIFLAVCLIRLLNGAFTPEQHFGFEAAAWYWHFVDVVWLFLFAFVYVVFG
- a CDS encoding DUF983 domain-containing protein, which codes for MDPVLPLEPAKPARINAIRAGLLCRCPNCGKGRLFAGFLKVVDRCAVCGFDYSRMNTGDGAAIFIMQIAGGLVVFSALYVQIAFDPPIWLLLLVSLPLVAGLSIGLMRPGKGLMIALQMRGKMDGAR
- a CDS encoding SURF1 family protein; its protein translation is MSRFPWLLTLFTAPALALLIGLGVWQVQRLAWKEGLIARSEAAAKAAPAALSDVLTAPDPEFRRALVVCPGLATAPFVELQSIHDGEPGSRLISLCRAPGVETPLLIDRGFAPEGVSARPRVIESTMPLSLLVELRRTPGAGNAMTPPPAGNRFYARDSAAMAQALGAPAVSEFTLFALTSPNPEIGALTASAPPAAFSNNHLGYAMTWFGLAIALVGFYVAMLWRRMRREPEKDPS